The genomic DNA TCAAGGCTTCGGCAATACCCGGCGCTACCATTGCTAATGTTGCTTGTTTCACTTGGCCTAATGCGATAAAGGCATGCATGATCCCCCACACGGTACCAAACAAACCAATATAAGGACTGATTGAGCCGACAGTGGCCAAAAATGGCAAGTTGGTCTCAAGGTTATCCACTTCTTTAGCTACCGAGACACGCATAGCACGGCCGGTGCCTTCCATAATAAAATCGGGAGAACTGGCATTGGTGCGACGAAGGCGCGCAAACTCAGTAAAACCTGAATAAAAAATTTCTTCAATGCCGGTTAAACTTTCTTTACGAGCTTTTACTTCTTGATAAAGTTTTCCCAGATCTTTGCCTGACCAAAACTTATCTTCAAAACGTTCCGTATGAGCATACGCCCCTGAAATAACTTTACTGCGGCTAATAATCATGGCCCAAGAGGCCACCGACATTCCGACCAAAGTAAGCATTACCAACTGCACTAATAAGCTGGCGTGTAAAATAAGATCAATAAAATTGATATCTGCGGACACTTTACGATAACTCCGTGATCATGAAACTGGGTATGGCCTGAGGCCTCATTTTTGCGGTATGAATACATGCTACCTTAACCATAGCTTTGCACAATACTCTGCCGTCTAGATTGACTATCTCTTGACAAAAATCGAGAGAAGCACGCTTTAATTGAGAGATATGTGTGAGAACTGTCAGCTGTTGGTCGAGTTTTGCACCTTGCAAAAAATCGATGTCCATATGCCGAACCACAAAACCTAACTGCTGTTGCAATAACATCTCTTGGGAGACGCCAATACTTCTTAACATTTCAGTGCGCGCACGCTCAAAATAGTTAAGGTAGTTTGAATGATAAACAATACCGCCAGCGTCCGTATCTTCGTAATAAATACGTATTGGCCAACGAAACTGTTTTGTTTGGTCTTGTGACATTACCTAACACCCTGATCTCTTTGCTTGTAATATACACAATGTATCCCTTTATTATTTCTGTAACACGTTTTTTTTGATGTAAGCACCACTTTCTTACTCTAAGTGACTAAAATTTGACTCACATCGCAACATTTATTAACAAATTCAGGGTTATGCATAGCTAACAATTGCTTAATTATCCAAGTATAGGTCGAAAAAAGGCCGCAGTAGGATTACCACTGCGGCCTTATTAGATAAACGCCAGACTTAGTCTTGCTTATCTTGATCCATCATTTCTGTATGCTCAAGCCATAGAGCATTGATGATGCCGAAAGCACAAGCTAGCAACACACCTAATATCCAAGCAAAATACCACATATCTTGTCCCTTATTAGTAAAGTGAATTCTTGTTTTCTTCAATGAATTTATCATCTAAACGGCCAAACATTTTATAGTAAGACCAACTGGTGTAAGCCAAGATGATAGGCACCATGACAAAGGCCACGCCTGTCATAATATTCAGTGTTAGTTCACTGGATGTTGAATCCCACATAGTTAAGCTATGCGCAGGATTTAAGCTAGAAGGCATAACGAATGGGAACATCGCCAAGCCTGCGGTAAAGATAATGCCAGCACTGCCTACACTTGAGCAGAAAAAGGCAAAGCCACCCTTTTCAAAGCGAGAGGCAATCAATGCCAATAATGGCATAGCAACACCTAATGCAGGCGCTATCCAAAATGCTGGGTATTGGGCAAAGTTCTTTAACCAAGCACCGGTTTCCACGATGACGTCTTTATTTAGCGGGTTCGATGCCGCTGCGTGATCAATTTGGCTAGTGATCACATAACCGTCTAAACCTTTTACCCAGAAGCCACCCATCACAAACAGTATTGCGGTGGTTAAACCTGTGATCTGAGCGACTAGGCGAGCACGAGCATGCACGTCTGATGTGGTCTTCATTTGTAACCAAGTTGACCCTTGCAACACAATCATTGACAGGCTTACAAAACCACACAGTAAGGCAAATGGATTAAGCAGAGCAAAGAAACTGCCATGGTAACTTGGCATCATGAACTCGTTGAGCTGAAACGGCAGTCCTTGCAGTAAGTTACCAAATGCCACACCAAAAATAATAGGTGGAACGAAACCACTGATAGAAATACAAATATCCCAAGCGTTACGCCATTTTGGCTCTTCAATTTTTGAACGATAATCCAAACCTAGAGGGCGCAACCATAAGGCGGCCAAAGTTAAAATCATCGCAAAATAGAAACCAGAAAACGACGTGGCATACACAAGAGGCCAAGCGGCAAAGAGTGCGCCACCTGCCGTAATCAACCAAACTTGGTTACCATCCCAGTGCGGTGCAATGGTGTTGATCATTACACGGCGCTCGTTATCGGTTTTACCGATGACAGGTACTAGCGCACCTACCCCCATATCAAACCCATCAGTGACTGCAAAGCCGACAAATAATACGCCGATCAGTAGCCACCATATAAATCTTAAAACTTCGTAATCAAACATAATTACACTCCCTATTACGCTTCAACTTGGCGACCGATTTTTGCTTTCGCTTCATCGTCGTTATCTTGTTCAAAGTGGTAGCGACCGGTTTTTAGGCTACTTGGTCCTTTACGAGCAAATTTCACCATCAGGTATACTTCTGCAATCAAGAATACGGTATACAGTGCTAAAATTGCGGCCAGCGATGCCCATAGTTGTCCAATGGTCAATGCTGAGGCGGCCACATGCACCGGTAAAATTTCACCTACCGCCCATGGTTGTCGTCCAAACTCGGCCACGAACCAACCGGCTTCGATGGCAATCCATGGCAATGGGATACTCAATAGTGCGGCTTTAAGTAACCAAGGTTTCTGCTCGATTTTTTGACGACAGGTTTGTAGGAATGCCATGCCAAATACGAATAGCATTACAAATCCACATGCGACCATTAGGCGGAAAGACCAAAACAGAGGCCATACCGTTGGAATGGAATCGTCAGCGGCTGCTTGAATTTGCGTTTCGGTGGCATCCACCACTTTATCTGTATAACGCTTCAGTAGCAGGCCGTAACCCAGATCGTGTTTCACTTCATCAAATGCGGCAACATTGGCATCAGAGCGATCCCCTGAGCGCAGTTTCTCTAGCAGTTCATAAGCAAACATACCGTTACGAATACGATCTACATGTTCTTCACGAAGATCACGTAGGCCCGTAACTTGTGTGTCTGTAGAACGCGTAGCAACAATACCCATCACGTATGGGATTTTGATGGCGTAATCCGTTTCCATTGTTTCTTGGTTAGGGATACCAAATGCGGTAAATGCGGCAGGTGCTGGCTCGGTATGCCATTCGGCTTCAATAGCGGCAAGCTTCACTTTCTGTACATCACCTAACTCATAACCGGATTCGTCACCCAGTACGATAACAGAAAGGATCGCGGCCATACCAAACGAAGCGGCTATAGCAAATGAACGACGTGCGAAGGCTACATCACGACCTTTTAATAGGTAGTATGAACTGATACCTAAGACAAACATCGCGCCTGTTGTATAGCCTGATGCTACCGTGTGCACAAATTTAACTTGAGCCACAGGGTTAAAGATCACTTCAGAGAAGCTGACCATTTCCATACGCATGGTTTCAAAGTTAAATTCTGCACCAACGGGATGTTGCATCCAACCGTTTGCAATAAGAATCCACAATGCGGAGAAGTTTGAACCAAGAGCCACTAACCAAGTTACCGCCAAATGCTGGCGCTTGGACAGTCTGTCCCAGCCAAAGAAGAATAGACCAACAAATGTTGATTCTAAGAAGAAGGCGACCAAGGCTTCAATTGCCAGTGGTGCACCAAAAATATCACCCACGTAGTGCGAGTAGTAAGCCCAGTTTGTTCCGAATTGGAACTCCATGGTAAGGCCTGTTGCTACACCTAGGGCAAAGTTAATGCCAAATAGCTTACCCCAGAACTTAGTCATATCTTTATAAATCTGTTTGCCTGTCATCACGTAAACGGATTCCATAATGGCAAGTAAGAAAGCAAGACCTAAAGTTAGTGGTACAAACAGGAAGTGGTACATTGCTGTCAACGCGAATTGCAATCGCGACAGATCAACGACGTCTATCATAAGAACTCCTTGGGTGTCTTCCTCGACACTGGTTCAACCTAAAAGCGCAAAGTTAAAAATAAGTACAGGATGTTAAAAGTTGGTGATTTTTATTAATCTCACGATGCGTCGCGGTTAATCACTCGTTAAGTATCCTCTAATATACTCGGCAGGTATCTTATCGGTTTAAGCGCTTAGTTTCAAAGGCTTTATTTGAGAAAGTTTCCTTGATTTGAATCAAGAATAATGAATTGATATCGTTCTTATATTGAGCGGAATAGAAGTGAAATGTGACCAAAGTTAACTATATTTGGGCTTTATTGTCGTACAAATAAAAGGGCCATTACAGCCCCTTAACAATTCTTTAATTTTTTAGATCGAAGCCAAAATGCAAATAAGCACGATCTGTAACAATTCGACCCCGCGGAGTTCTTTGCAAATATCCTTGCTGGATCAAATAAGGCTCTAGGACATCTTCAATGGTGTCTTTTTCTTCACCTATGGCCGCCGCCATATTATCTAAGCCCACCGGACCACCATTAAATTTTTCAATAATGGCCAATAATAATTTTCTGTCCATATAATCAAAGCCCAGACTGTCGACATCGAGCATATCCAATGCTTTATCAGCAATATCTGAATTAATATGCCCATCCCCTTTCACTTCGGCATAATCTCGTACGCGTCT from Vibrio rarus includes the following:
- the tolQ gene encoding protein TolQ — protein: MSADINFIDLILHASLLVQLVMLTLVGMSVASWAMIISRSKVISGAYAHTERFEDKFWSGKDLGKLYQEVKARKESLTGIEEIFYSGFTEFARLRRTNASSPDFIMEGTGRAMRVSVAKEVDNLETNLPFLATVGSISPYIGLFGTVWGIMHAFIALGQVKQATLAMVAPGIAEALIATAMGLFAAIPAVMFYNRLSNRVGKLEHSYATFSEEFHAILHRQAMSERN
- the cydX gene encoding cytochrome bd-I oxidase subunit CydX; this encodes MWYFAWILGVLLACAFGIINALWLEHTEMMDQDKQD
- the cydA gene encoding cytochrome ubiquinol oxidase subunit I; translated protein: MIDVVDLSRLQFALTAMYHFLFVPLTLGLAFLLAIMESVYVMTGKQIYKDMTKFWGKLFGINFALGVATGLTMEFQFGTNWAYYSHYVGDIFGAPLAIEALVAFFLESTFVGLFFFGWDRLSKRQHLAVTWLVALGSNFSALWILIANGWMQHPVGAEFNFETMRMEMVSFSEVIFNPVAQVKFVHTVASGYTTGAMFVLGISSYYLLKGRDVAFARRSFAIAASFGMAAILSVIVLGDESGYELGDVQKVKLAAIEAEWHTEPAPAAFTAFGIPNQETMETDYAIKIPYVMGIVATRSTDTQVTGLRDLREEHVDRIRNGMFAYELLEKLRSGDRSDANVAAFDEVKHDLGYGLLLKRYTDKVVDATETQIQAAADDSIPTVWPLFWSFRLMVACGFVMLFVFGMAFLQTCRQKIEQKPWLLKAALLSIPLPWIAIEAGWFVAEFGRQPWAVGEILPVHVAASALTIGQLWASLAAILALYTVFLIAEVYLMVKFARKGPSSLKTGRYHFEQDNDDEAKAKIGRQVEA
- the cydB gene encoding cytochrome d ubiquinol oxidase subunit II, which translates into the protein MFDYEVLRFIWWLLIGVLFVGFAVTDGFDMGVGALVPVIGKTDNERRVMINTIAPHWDGNQVWLITAGGALFAAWPLVYATSFSGFYFAMILTLAALWLRPLGLDYRSKIEEPKWRNAWDICISISGFVPPIIFGVAFGNLLQGLPFQLNEFMMPSYHGSFFALLNPFALLCGFVSLSMIVLQGSTWLQMKTTSDVHARARLVAQITGLTTAILFVMGGFWVKGLDGYVITSQIDHAAASNPLNKDVIVETGAWLKNFAQYPAFWIAPALGVAMPLLALIASRFEKGGFAFFCSSVGSAGIIFTAGLAMFPFVMPSSLNPAHSLTMWDSTSSELTLNIMTGVAFVMVPIILAYTSWSYYKMFGRLDDKFIEENKNSLY
- the ybgC gene encoding tol-pal system-associated acyl-CoA thioesterase codes for the protein MSQDQTKQFRWPIRIYYEDTDAGGIVYHSNYLNYFERARTEMLRSIGVSQEMLLQQQLGFVVRHMDIDFLQGAKLDQQLTVLTHISQLKRASLDFCQEIVNLDGRVLCKAMVKVACIHTAKMRPQAIPSFMITELS